The following proteins are encoded in a genomic region of Triticum dicoccoides isolate Atlit2015 ecotype Zavitan chromosome 1B, WEW_v2.0, whole genome shotgun sequence:
- the LOC119316437 gene encoding protein DEHYDRATION-INDUCED 19 homolog 6-like, giving the protein MEVQARHGSLPTGRQQRLHGRPHHEPTAGGGDEWWEYFPCPFCYVEVEVPFLCAHLQEEHCFDMRNAVCPICAENLGADTAGHFREQHSQQLKMRKSSSSRAGAAADDKEAYEDEDSYFEESSYIMGRPVPDDHSPDPLLSQFICAFAPPPVVDPEPSKAEEEDHAAPSSDDQRLNQVVMDDASKEDLEERLRRVEFVKQMLMTTVAWD; this is encoded by the exons atggAGGTGCAGGCTCGCCATGGCTCCCTGCCAACAGGGAGGCAGCAGCGCCTCCATGGCCGGCCTCACCATGAACCTACCGCAG GAGGAGGAGATGAGTGGTGGGAGTACTTCCCCTGCCCCTTCTGCTACGTCGAGGTGGAGGTCCCCTTCCTCTGCGCCCACCTGCAGGAGGAGCACTGCTTCGACATGAGGAACGCC gTGTGCCCGATCTGCGCCGAGAACCTCGGGGCCGACACGGCGGGGCATTTCAGGGAGCAACACTCACAACAACTCAAG ATGAGGAAGTCCTCTTCTTCCAGGGCAGGAGCAGCAGCTGATGACAAGGAGGCATATGAAGATGAGGACTCCTACTTTGAGGAATCCTCATACATCATGGGCCGGCCGGTTCCCGATGACCATTCCCCCGACCCTCTGCTCTCCCAGTTCATCTGCGCCTTCGCGCCGCCCCCGGTCGTCGATCCGGAGCCCAGCAAGGCCGAGGAGGAGGATCATGCTGCACCTTCCTCAGATGATCAGAG GCTGAATCAGGTTGTGATGGACGACGCGTcgaaggaggacctcgaggagcggCTGCGGAGGGTCGAGTTTGTGAAGCAGATGCTGATGACGACGGTCGCTTGGGACTGA
- the LOC119316425 gene encoding uncharacterized protein LOC119316425 has protein sequence MLRGGRPAVATAAALLLSPAAAPAPRLPRRFLSLTATPYPLYYDLLVHRPVKPPKSTPSDATDAAAPRPPPPDAEGADEQQQPALDRAQRKYLRKRRSRQLPDPDATTGTKPTTTSEMVELRPEVVDFPRLHAREEALYFHDAFAMPWEKDKHYRMLYRLEKKYFPEQSLDNAFVAADAAAPAPSDAADKGLVFFEEEKEEGGEVGKKEGADKGEVLERKVEEFFRALKKGPEEGKADDASTAAKKKAVLGGAPRQVKRDAEREEEDWLRPHLASTRTELPPRWDGPTGTVVLIDKPKGWTSFTVCGKLRRLVKVQKVGHAGTLDPMATGLLIVCVGKATKVVDRYQGMVKGYSGVFRLGEATSTWDADSPVIQRESWEHIKDEDIRKAAASFMGEIWQVPPMFSAIKVGGEKMYDKARRGESIELSPRRISIYKFDIERSLEDRQNLIFRVTCSKGTYIRSLCADLGKALRSCAHLTALRRDSIGDYSVNDAWNFDELQEQITKGYL, from the exons ATGCTTCGGGGCGGCCGACCGGCAGTGGCCACGGCGGCGGCGCTGCTCctctcgccggcggcggcgccggcgccccGCCTCCCGCGCCGATTCCTCTCCCTCACCGCCACCCCCTACCCGCTCTACTACGACCTCCTCGTCCACCGCCCCGTCAAACCCCCCAAATCCACCCCCTCCGACgccaccgacgccgccgccccccgcCCCCCGCCGCCCGACGCGGAGGGCGCCGACGAGCAGCAGCAGCCCGCTCTCGACCGCGCGCAGCGCAAGTACCTACGGAAGCGCCGCAGCCGGCAGCTCCCGGACCCGGACGCCACCACGGGCACCAAGCCGACGACCACGTCGGAGATGGTGGAGCTGCGGCCGGAGGTGGTGGACTTCCCTCGCCTCCACGCGCGCGAGGAGGCGCTCTACTTCCACGACGCCTTCGCCATGCCCTGGGAGAAGGACAAGCACTACCGCATGCTCTACCGCCTCGAGAAGAAGTACTTCCCGGAGCAGTCCCTCGACAACGCcttcgtcgccgccgacgccgccgcgccggCGCCCTCCGACGCCGCCGACAAGGGCCTCGTCTTCttcgaggaggagaaggaggagggcggggAGGTCGGGAAGAAGGAGGGGGCAGACAAGGGGGAGGTGCTGGAGAGGAAGGTGGAGGAGTTCTTCAGGGCCCTGAAGAAAGGGCCTGAGGAGGGGAAGGCCGACGACGCttcgacggcggcgaagaagaaggcggTGTTGGGAGGGGCGCCGAGGCAGGTGAAGCGGGATGCGGAGAGGGAGGAAGAAGACTGGCTGCGGCCGCACCTCGCGAGCACGAGGACGGAGCTGCCGCCTAGGTGGGACGGCCCGACCGGGACCGTCGTGCTCATCGACAAGCCCAAAG GGTGGACCTCATTTACTGTTTGTGGAAAACTACGGCGGTTGGTGAAAGTGCAAAAG GTTGGCCATGCTGGTACTCTGGATCCTATGGCCACTGGATTGTTGATTGTTTGTGTGGGCAAAGCAACCAAAGTTGTTGATAG ATATCAAGGCATGGTTAAAGGCTATAGTGGTGTTTTCCGGCTTGGAGAAGCAACATCAACCTGGGATGCAGATTCACCA GTTATTCAGAGGGAATCATGGGAACACATCAAAGATGAAGATATTAGAAAGGCAGCAGCATCATTCATGGGTGAAATATGGCAAGTTCCTCCGATGTTTTCTGCCATCAAG GTGGGTGGTGAAAAAATGTATGACAAGGCAAGGAGGGGCGAATCGATAGAGCTTTCACCAAGACGTATATCAATATACAAGTTTGATATCGAGCGCAGTTTAGAAGACAG GCAAAATTTGATATTTCGAGTTACTTGCTCGAAAGGAACATACATTCGGTCCCTCTGCGCAGACTTGGGGAAAGCTCTTCGAAG CTGTGCTCATTTAACTGCCCTTCGGAGGGACTCAATTG GTGACTATTCGGTCAATGACGCTTGGAACTTTGACGAACTGCAAGAACAAATCACCAAGGGATACCTATGA